The DNA sequence GCGGAAATTGAACTGATTCAGGAAGAGATCGGAGAGTATCCTGTATTGCTTCTGGATGATGTGCTATCTGAACTTGACCCTTACCGCCAAACACAGCTGATCGAGACATTTCAGAGCAAGGTACAAACCTTTATTACCGCGACTGGGGTCGAGAGCCTGAATGTGGATAAACTGAAGAAGGCCAATATTTATCAAGTCCATGATGGACACGTTGGTTCTTAAGGAGTTGGGACTATGTATATTCATCTAGGCGGTGAAAGAATTATCCGATCCGCGGAATTGGTCGCTATTTTTGACATATCGATTGAGAAATCCTCGAAAATATCGAAGCAGTTTGCCAGCCACGCCTGTCAGCAAAAGAATGTGGAATATATCGGCGAAGAGGAAGCCAAGTCCATCGTCGTGACGAAAAGCACTGTCTATTACTCCCCGATTTCCTCATCCACACTCAAGAAGCGGGCAAAGGTGTTCGTGGCCAACGCTTGACATACAAGAATCACGTTTGTTTTCAAACCATTTGGATTCGTAACAGCAGATATAGAATTTATAGAAGTAGGTGACAGGCATGTCTATGAATCAACCGCAATATGATGAGAGTCAGATTCAGGTTCTGGAGGGTCTGGAAGCCGTCCGTAAACGTCCTGGTATGTATATCGGATCTACCAGCGCCAAAGGTCTTCACCATTTGGTATGGGAAGTGGTGGACAACAGTATCGACGAAGCTATGGCCGGCATATGTGATCATATCGAGGTCATCGTTCATAAGGATAACAGCATCACGGTTATTGATAATGGACGGGGTATTCCGGTCGGTGAGAATGCCAAGCTGAAAAAATCCACCCTGGAAGTCGTTATGACCGTTCTGCATGCAGGCGGTAAGTTTGGCGGCGGGGGATACAAGGTTTCCGGCGGTTTGCATGGCGTGGGCGTCTCTGTCGTTAACGCACTTTCGTCCAAGGTTGTTGTACAGGTCAGACGTGATGGTCATGTGTATCAACAGGAATATCATCGCGGCGCTCCACAGTATGATATTAAAATTGTCGGTGATTCTGATGATCATGGAACGACCGTTACATTCCTGCCGGATCCGGAAATATTCACAGAAACGACTGAATATGATTACAATACGCTGCTGACACGGATCAGAGAGCTGGCATTCTTGAATAAGGGCATTGCATTGACACTGACCGATGAACGGACAGGAGCCTCGAACTATTTCAAATACGAAGGCGGCATTATTGAATACGTCAAATATTTGAACGAGAAGAAAGAGGCGCTTCATGAGCAGCCGATTTACGTTG is a window from the Paenibacillus sp. J23TS9 genome containing:
- the remB gene encoding extracellular matrix regulator RemB codes for the protein MYIHLGGERIIRSAELVAIFDISIEKSSKISKQFASHACQQKNVEYIGEEEAKSIVVTKSTVYYSPISSSTLKKRAKVFVANA